In a single window of the Elaeis guineensis isolate ETL-2024a chromosome 8, EG11, whole genome shotgun sequence genome:
- the LOC105050438 gene encoding kinesin-like protein KIN-14I isoform X1: MTVDNPPVTAQGARVSQSSLSSSNGNATPFHSSNGSAISLHGYAASENGDGYDSDGSYLAPPTPTTLSMSIPPELAGAIPLINRFQVEGFLKSMQKQMQSAGKRGFFSKKSVGLQVRERFTFEDMLCFQKDPIPTSLLKISSDLVNRSVKMFQIILKYMGIESSDKITILSLEERIELVAKLYKHTLKRSELRDELFAQISKQTRNNPDRSCLLKAWELMYLCASSMPPSKHIGAYLSEYVHHVSHGLNTDPEVQVLTLNTLNALKRSVKAGPRVTIPAREEIEALLTGKRLTTIVFFLDETFEEITYDMATTVADSVEELAGIIKLSVYSSFSLFECRKVVNGSKSPDVGNEEYIGLDDNQYIGDLLAEFKAAKDRSKGEILHYKLIFKKRLFRESDEAVADPMFVQLSYVQLQHDYILGNYPVGRDDAAQLSALQILVEIGFVDHPDTCGEWISLLERFLPRQIAMTRAKRDWEVDIISRYQLMEHMSKDDARQQFLRILRTLPYGNSVFFSVRKIDDPIGLLPGRIILGINKRGVHFFRPVPKEYLHSAELRDIMQFGSSNTAVFFKIRVAGVLQIFQFETKQGEEICVALQTHINDVMLRRYSKARSASGGATHGDFSQTVKPPSMDVYEKRVQELSRAVEESQKNADRVSNLVFEELHAKQKQELEMQEELQGLENTLQSERQKLQEVINDRDKLKALCSEKDSALQAVLVDKSSLEAMLTKLSTGGQLLVENNTKRECLSGSDYTGGDGLVMKGTRNNCSDTETLSKIQEELRQCREELHASNETSRMLLKEKSLLEQKIQLLVKKNNEKSVTEKSFEDERRKLKLHIKELEQKFESMSQALNAAESTLAMRNAERDALQNNLKELEELREFKEDIDRKNEQTAEILKKQGAQLVELEALYKEEQILRKRYYNMIEDMKGKIRVYCRLRPLNEKEIALKEKNVIISVDEFTVAHPWKDDKSKQHIYDHVFDQTVSQEEVFEDTKYLVQSAVDGYNVCIFAYGQTGSGKTFTIYGSESQPGLTARATAELFKVMKRDSSKYSFSLKVYMVELYQDNLVDLLLPKYAKRSKLDIKKDSKGMVTIENVTIVQISSFEELRTIISRGSEQRHTAETQMNDQSSRSHLILSIIIESTNLQTQSLARGKLSFVDLAGSERVKKSGSAGKQLKEAQSINKSLSALADVIGALSSDGQHIPYRNHKLTMLMSDSIGGNAKTLMFVNVSPAESNLDETYNSLMYASRVRCIVNDPSKNVSSKEVVRLKKLLAYWKEQAGKRGDDEEVEDIQDVRHLPERTDGRLST, from the exons ATGACAGTAGATAATCCGCCTGTGACAGCCCAAGGCGCTAGGGTGAGCCAATCTTCCTTGAGCTCCAGCAATGGCAATGCCACCCCTTTCCACTCCAGTAATGGCAGTGCCATCTCCTTGCATGGCTATGCTGCCAGTGAGAATGGTGATGGATATGACAGTGATGGTTCCTACTTGGCTCCCCC TACCCCAACAACCTTGTCAATGTCTATTCCACCTGAGCTTGCTGGTGCTATCCCTTTGATCAACAGATTCCAG GTTGAGGgatttttgaaatccatgcaaAAACAAATGCAATCTGCTGGGAAACGAgggtttttctcaaaaaaatctgtAGGCCTTCAAGTTCGTGAAAGGTTTACATTTGAGGATATGCTGTGTTTCCAGAAG GATCCTATCCCAACTTCTTTGCTTAAAATCAGCAGTGATCTGGTAAACCGTTCCGTCAAAATGTTTCAGATTATTCTAAAGTACATGGGAATTGAGTCATCAGACAAAATAACTATATTGAGCCTGGAAGAGCGGATTGAGCTCGTTGCAAAGCTTTACAAACACACTCTGAAGCGTTCTGAGCTTCGAGATGAGCTTTTTGCACAGATATCAAAGCAAACACGTAATAACCCTGACAG GAGCTGCTTGTTAAAGGCATGGGAGCTTATGTATTTATGTGCATCTTCCATGCCTCCAAGCAAGCATATAGGGGCATATCTATCAGAGTATGTGCACCATGTATCTCATGGGCTGAACACTGACCCCGAAGTCCAAGTCCTCACACTGAACACGTTGAATGCTTTAAAACGCTCTGTCAAGGCAGGACCTAGAGTTACAATTCCTGCACGTGAGGAGATTGAAGCTCTACTGACTGGGAAAAGGCTCACAACAATAGTATTTTTCCTTGACGAAACTTTCGAAGAAATCACATATGACATGGCAACAACTGTTGCTGATTCTGTAGAG GAGCTTGCTGGGATCATCAAACTCTCAGTGTACTCCAGTTTCAGCTTATTTGAGTGCCGGAAAGTTGTTAATGGTTCAAAGTCTCCTGATGTTGGCAatg AGGAATATATAGGATTAGATGATAACCAATATATTGGTGATTTGCTGGCGGAATTTAAGGCAGCTAAAGACCGCAGTAAAGGGGAGATCCTCCATTACAAGCTAATATTTAAGAAACGGCTATTCCGGGAATCAGATGAAGCTGTAGCAGATCCAATGTTTGTCCAGCTGTCGTATGTGCAG TTACAACATGATTATATTTTGGGAAATTACCCTGTTGGGAGGGATGATGCTGCGCAACTGTCTGCTTTGCAAATTTTGGTCGAGATAGGATTTGTTGACCATCCTGATACATGTGG TGAATGGATATCGCTTCTTGAAAGGTTTTTACCTAGACAAATAGCAATGACACGAGCAAAGAGGGACTGGGAGGTTGACATTATCTCTCGTTATCAGTTAATG GAACACATGTCAAAGGATGATGCAAGACAACAATTCCTTCGAATCTTGAGGACCCTACCTTATGGGAACTCAGTTTTCTTTAGTGTGCGGAAGATAGATGATCCAATTGGTCTTTTACCTGGCCGGATCATTTTAGGCATCAACAAGCGTGGG GTTCATTTTTTCCGCCCAGTTCCTAAAGAATACTTACACTCTGCAGAGCTTAGAGATATCATGCAATTTGGTAGCAGCAACACTGCTGTTTTTTTTAAGATCAGAGTTGCTGGTGTTCTTCAAATTTTCCAGTTTGAAACTAAGCAG GGTGAGGAAATATGTGTTGCTCTTCAAACACATATAAATGATGTAATGCTACGTAGATACTCGAAAGCACGTTCTGCTTCAGGTGGAGCTACTCATGGTGATTTCTCTCAAACAGTCAAGCCACCAAGCATGGATGTATATGAAAAACGTGTGCAAGAGTTGTCCAGAGCTGTTGAAGAATCTCAGAAAAATGCAGATCGAGTTAGTAATCTG gtgtttgaagaattgcatgCAAAACAGAAGCAAGAATTGGAGATGCAGGAGGAATTGCAAGGGCTGGAAAATACTTTGCAGTCTGAGAGACAAAAACTACAAGAAGTCATAAATGACCGTGATAAACTTAAAGCACTATGTAGCGAAAAGGATTCTGCTTTGCAG GCCGTGTTAGTGGACAAAAGTAGCTTGGAGGCCATGCTGACAAAGCTGAGCACTGGAGGGCAACTTTTAGTAGAGAATAATACCAAGAGGGAGTGTTTATCTGGATCTGATTATACTGGAGGAGATGGTTTGGTCATGAAGGGTACAAGGAATAACTGTAGTGATACAGAG ACATTAAGCAAAATTCAAGAGGAGTTAAGGCAATGTAGAGAAGAGCTTCATGCATCAAATGAAACTTCTAGAATGCTGTTGAAGGAAAAGTCTTTGCTTGAACAGAAGATCCAACTGCTTGTGAAAAAGAATAATGAG AAGAGTGTAACTGAAAAGAGCTTCGAAGATGAACGTAGAAAACTCAAATTGCATATTAAAGAATTAGAGCAAAAGTTTGAAAGTATGTCACAAGCTTTAAATGCTGCTGAATCTACTCTTGCAATGAGAAATGCTGAACGGGATGCATTACAAAACAATCTAAAAGAGTTGGAAGAATTGCGGGAATTTAAAGAG GATATTGATAGGAAGAATGAACAAACAGCTGAAATTTTGAAAAAACAAGGTGCACAATTGGTTGAACTAGAAGCACTTTATAAGGAGGAGCAAATTTTACGAAAGCGTTATTATAATATGATTGAAG ATATGAAGGGCAAGATAAGAGTCTACTGTCGTTTGCGCCCtctaaatgagaaggagattgcATTAAAGGAGAAGAATGTTATCATCAGTGTTGATGAATTTACAGTTGCACATCCTTGgaaagatgataaatcgaagcaACATATTTATGACCATGTCTTTGATCAAACTGTTTCTCaggaagaagtttttgaagataCCAAG TATCTGGTGCAATCAGCTGTTGATGGATATAATGTGTGTATATTTGCATATGGTCAAACTGGTTCTGGGAAGACTTTTACAATTTATGGTTCAGAAAGTCAACCTGGACTTACCGCAAGAGCAACGGCCGAACTTTTTAAAGTGATGAAACGTGATAGCAGCAAGTATTCATTTTCTTTaaag GTGTATATGGTAGAACTGTATCAAGATAATTTGGTAGACCTCTTATTGCCAAAATATGCAAAGCGTTCAAAGTTAGATATTAAAAAGGACTCAAAG GGCATGGTGACTATAGAGAATGTGACAATTGTCCAAATTTCAAGCTTTGAAGAACTAAGGACTATTATTTCCAGAGGATCTGAGCAAAGGCATACTGCAGAAACTCAGATGAATGATCAAAGTTCGAGATCACATCTGATACTTTCAATTATTATCGAGAGCACCAATCTACAAACTCAATCTCTTGCCAGAGGAAAG CTTAGTTTCGTAGATCTTGCTGGTTCTGAGAGGGTAAAGAAGTCAGGTTCTGCAGGAAAGCAACTGAAAGAAGCCCAAAGCATCAATAAATCCCTGTCAGCTCTTGCAGATGTCATTGGTGCTTTGTCTTCTGATGGACAACATATACCATACAGGAATCATAAATTGACAATGCTCATGAGTGACTCTATTGGGGGCAATGCTAAAACTCTTATGTTTGTGAATGTATCTCCAGCAGAGTCAAACTTGGATGAAACTTACAATTCTCTAAT GTATGCATCAAGGGTGAGGTGTATTGTCAATGATCCGAG